Proteins from a single region of Pseudomonas quebecensis:
- the surE gene encoding 5'/3'-nucleotidase SurE yields MRILISNDDGATAPGLAALHAALQDYAECIVVAPDQDRSGASSSLTLDRPLHPQVLANGFISVNGTPTDCVHLAINSLLEQEPDLVVSGINLGANLGDDVLYSGTVAAALEGRFLGRTSFAFSFASRQLDNLPTAAHFARLMVEAHASLDLPPRTVLNVNVPNLPLDHIRGIQLTRLGHRARAAAPLKVVDPRGREGYWIAAAGDAEDGGPGTDFHAVMQGYVSITPLQLDRTFSDAFSGLDGWLEGLR; encoded by the coding sequence ATGCGTATTCTGATATCAAACGATGACGGTGCCACCGCACCCGGCCTTGCCGCGCTCCATGCCGCGCTGCAGGATTACGCCGAGTGCATAGTGGTCGCCCCCGACCAGGACAGGAGCGGCGCCAGCAGTTCGCTGACGCTCGACCGTCCCCTGCACCCGCAGGTTCTGGCCAATGGCTTTATCAGCGTGAACGGCACCCCTACCGACTGCGTACACCTGGCGATCAACAGCCTGTTGGAGCAGGAGCCGGATCTGGTGGTGTCGGGCATCAACCTCGGCGCCAACCTGGGCGATGACGTGCTGTATTCCGGCACCGTGGCCGCTGCCCTGGAAGGGCGTTTCCTGGGGCGCACCTCGTTCGCCTTCTCCTTCGCCTCACGCCAGCTCGACAACCTGCCGACCGCCGCCCATTTTGCGCGCCTGATGGTGGAGGCCCACGCTTCCTTGGACCTGCCGCCGCGCACGGTGCTGAACGTCAACGTTCCCAACCTGCCGTTGGACCATATTCGTGGTATCCAGCTCACGCGCCTGGGCCACCGCGCCCGCGCGGCGGCGCCGTTGAAGGTGGTGGACCCGCGTGGCAGGGAGGGTTATTGGATCGCGGCCGCCGGCGACGCCGAAGATGGCGGCCCCGGCACGGATTTTCACGCGGTAATGCAAGGTTATGTGTCGATTACACCATTGCAACTCGATCGCACCTTCAGTGATGCCTTCAGTGGTCTCGATGGCTGGCTGGAGGGGTTGCGCTGA
- the rpoS gene encoding RNA polymerase sigma factor RpoS: protein MALSKEAPEFDIDDEVLLMETSIAMESMSNEGPATPSVRTKSKNSSALKQHKYIDYTRALDATQLYLNEIGFSPLLTPEEEVHFARLSQKGDPAGRKRMIESNLRLVVKIARRYVNRGLSLLDLIEEGNLGLIRAVEKFDPERGFRFSTYATWWIRQTIERAIMNQTRTIRLPIHVVKELNVYLRAARELTQKLDHEPSPEEIANLLEKPVAEVKRMLGLNERVSSVDVSLGPDSDKTLLDTLTDDRPTDPCELLQDDDLSQSIDQWLSELTDKQREVVIRRFGLRGHESSTLEDVGLEIGLTRERVRQIQVEGLKRLREILEKNGLSSESLFQ, encoded by the coding sequence ATGGCTCTCAGTAAAGAAGCGCCGGAGTTTGACATCGACGATGAGGTTCTCCTTATGGAGACCAGCATCGCTATGGAATCGATGTCGAATGAGGGACCTGCTACACCTTCAGTTCGAACCAAATCCAAGAACTCCTCCGCGTTAAAGCAACACAAATACATTGATTACACCCGGGCGCTTGATGCGACCCAGCTGTACCTCAATGAAATCGGCTTTTCCCCTCTGCTTACCCCTGAAGAGGAAGTCCATTTTGCGCGCTTGTCGCAAAAAGGCGATCCGGCTGGGCGCAAGCGCATGATTGAAAGCAACCTGCGGCTGGTAGTGAAAATTGCCCGGCGCTACGTCAATCGTGGGCTGTCCCTGTTGGACCTGATCGAGGAGGGCAATCTTGGCCTGATTCGAGCAGTGGAAAAGTTCGATCCTGAACGCGGCTTCCGTTTTTCGACCTACGCCACCTGGTGGATTCGTCAGACCATCGAACGGGCGATCATGAATCAGACCCGCACGATCCGGTTGCCGATCCATGTGGTCAAGGAGCTCAACGTCTATCTGCGGGCGGCGCGTGAGCTGACACAAAAACTCGATCATGAACCCTCACCCGAAGAAATCGCCAACCTGCTGGAAAAACCAGTAGCGGAGGTCAAGCGCATGCTTGGTCTTAACGAGCGCGTGTCTTCGGTCGACGTCTCGCTGGGTCCGGATTCGGATAAAACCCTGCTGGACACCCTCACGGATGATCGCCCTACAGACCCTTGTGAGCTGTTGCAGGACGATGATCTGTCCCAAAGCATTGACCAGTGGTTGTCTGAACTTACGGACAAACAACGTGAAGTGGTGATTCGCCGCTTCGGCCTGCGCGGCCATGAGAGCAGTACCTTGGAGGATGTAGGCCTGGAGATCGGTCTGACCCGCGAGCGGGTGCGGCAGATCCAGGTTGAAGGGCTCAAGCGCCTGCGTGAGATCCTGGAGAAAAATGGCCTGTCGAGTGAGTCGCTGTTTCAATAG
- the dcd gene encoding dCTP deaminase, with product MSIKSDKWIRRMAQEHGMIEPFVERQMRGEGAERLISYGVSSYGYDVRCADEFKVFTNINSATVDPKNFDEKSFVDIKSDVCIIPPNSFALARTVEFFRIPRDVLTICLGKSTYARCGIIVNVTPLEPEWEGHVTLEFSNTTTLPAKIYANEGVAQMLFLQSDEACEVSYKDRGGKYQGQLGVTLPRA from the coding sequence ATGAGCATCAAATCGGACAAGTGGATTCGCCGCATGGCGCAAGAGCACGGCATGATCGAACCCTTTGTCGAGCGCCAGATGCGTGGAGAGGGCGCCGAACGCCTGATTTCGTACGGTGTGTCCAGCTACGGCTACGACGTGCGTTGCGCCGATGAATTCAAGGTGTTCACCAATATCAATTCGGCAACCGTCGATCCGAAAAACTTCGATGAAAAAAGCTTCGTCGATATCAAGAGCGATGTGTGCATTATCCCGCCGAACTCGTTCGCGCTGGCGCGCACCGTGGAGTTCTTTCGTATCCCGCGCGACGTGCTGACCATCTGCCTCGGCAAAAGCACTTACGCCCGTTGCGGCATCATCGTTAACGTGACCCCCCTTGAGCCGGAATGGGAAGGCCATGTGACGCTGGAGTTCTCCAACACCACCACGTTGCCGGCGAAAATCTACGCCAACGAAGGGGTGGCGCAGATGCTGTTCCTGCAGTCCGACGAGGCCTGTGAAGTGTCCTACAAGGACCGTGGCGGCAAGTATCAGGGCCAGCTCGGCGTCACGCTGCCGCGCGCTTGA
- the pdeM gene encoding ligase-associated DNA damage response endonuclease PdeM — translation MYCSVQLEGEELWLLAQKAIYWPARRCLLVADAHFGKASAYRSLGQPVPQGTTTDNLARLDRVLEAFDCARVVFLGDFLHGPGSHASGTLGALRAWREQHRDLPLTLIRGNHDKRAGDPPGDLGIDVVPEPLLMGPFALQHEPDAHPSHHVLAGHVHPVYRLRGKGRQSLRLPCFQLGPRVSLLPAFGAFTGGYAVEPDANHRILVIGDQEVWPVR, via the coding sequence ATGTATTGCTCAGTTCAATTGGAAGGCGAAGAGCTATGGCTGCTGGCCCAGAAGGCCATCTACTGGCCCGCGCGCCGGTGCTTGCTGGTCGCCGACGCGCATTTTGGCAAGGCATCGGCCTATCGCAGCCTGGGACAGCCGGTGCCCCAGGGCACCACCACCGACAACCTGGCGCGCCTGGACCGGGTGCTGGAGGCATTCGATTGTGCGCGAGTGGTGTTTCTGGGTGACTTCCTGCACGGCCCAGGCTCCCATGCCAGCGGCACGTTGGGCGCCCTGCGAGCGTGGCGCGAACAGCATCGTGACCTGCCGCTGACGTTGATTCGCGGCAATCACGATAAGCGTGCGGGTGACCCGCCTGGCGACCTCGGGATCGACGTGGTGCCAGAACCGCTGTTGATGGGCCCGTTTGCCTTGCAGCACGAACCCGACGCTCATCCCAGCCACCATGTGCTGGCAGGTCATGTGCATCCGGTGTACCGCTTGCGCGGCAAGGGGCGCCAGAGCCTGCGCCTGCCCTGCTTTCAGCTCGGGCCACGGGTCAGCCTGCTACCGGCGTTCGGGGCGTTTACAGGAGGCTATGCGGTCGAGCCGGACGCCAACCACCGGATTCTGGTGATTGGCGATCAGGAGGTATGGCCTGTCAGGTGA
- the truD gene encoding tRNA pseudouridine(13) synthase TruD — translation MTDLQLLGPRAYGEALGSAVLKATAEDFQVDEVLDIPLTGEGEHLWLWVEKRGLNTEEAARRIAKAAGVPLRTVSYAGLKDRQALTRQWFSVQLPGRADPDMSAAQNDSLTILKTARHKRKLQRGAHSANGFTLRLTQLAADTAAIDARLQQIAKHGIPNYFGTQRFGHNGGNVVDARDWAARKALPEQRNVRSRLLSTARSFLFNKVLAARVADGSWQRAQVGDLLAFTDSRSFFPAGEAECSDPRLAILDLHPTGPQWGEGDSPAAGATFELEQAVAASEADLRDWLVKAGMSQERRILRLPISGLTWHYPRPDILQLEFVLPAGCFATVLVRELVDLVPVGQTDSPCVF, via the coding sequence ATGACTGACCTGCAACTGCTGGGCCCGCGGGCCTATGGCGAAGCGCTGGGCAGCGCGGTACTGAAAGCCACGGCCGAAGATTTCCAAGTGGACGAAGTGCTCGACATCCCGCTGACCGGCGAGGGCGAGCACCTGTGGCTGTGGGTGGAAAAGCGCGGCTTGAACACCGAAGAGGCGGCGCGGCGGATAGCCAAGGCGGCTGGCGTGCCGTTGCGCACTGTCAGCTATGCCGGACTCAAGGATCGCCAGGCGCTGACCCGACAGTGGTTCAGCGTGCAATTGCCGGGCAGGGCCGACCCGGACATGAGCGCGGCGCAAAACGACAGCCTCACCATCCTCAAAACCGCGCGCCATAAACGCAAGCTGCAGCGCGGCGCGCATTCGGCCAACGGCTTCACCTTGCGTCTGACTCAATTGGCCGCGGATACCGCCGCGATCGACGCCCGCTTGCAGCAGATCGCCAAGCACGGCATCCCCAACTATTTCGGTACCCAGCGCTTTGGGCATAACGGTGGCAACGTCGTCGACGCTCGCGACTGGGCGGCGCGCAAGGCCTTGCCCGAACAGCGCAATGTGCGCTCGCGGCTGTTGTCCACCGCGCGCAGTTTCCTGTTCAACAAAGTCCTGGCGGCGCGAGTCGCCGACGGCTCCTGGCAGCGCGCCCAGGTGGGCGATTTGCTCGCCTTTACCGACAGCCGCAGTTTTTTTCCGGCCGGTGAAGCCGAGTGCAGCGATCCGCGCCTGGCGATCCTGGACCTGCACCCGACGGGGCCGCAGTGGGGCGAGGGCGATTCACCTGCCGCGGGTGCCACCTTCGAGCTGGAACAGGCGGTCGCCGCCAGTGAGGCCGACCTGCGCGATTGGCTGGTCAAGGCGGGCATGAGCCAGGAACGTCGCATTCTTCGACTGCCCATTAGCGGGTTGACGTGGCATTATCCCCGGCCTGACATTCTGCAATTGGAATTCGTCCTGCCGGCCGGATGCTTCGCCACTGTCTTGGTGCGCGAGCTTGTTGATCTGGTGCCGGTGGGGCAGACGGACAGCCCATGCGTATTCTGA
- the ispF gene encoding 2-C-methyl-D-erythritol 2,4-cyclodiphosphate synthase, with protein sequence MRIGHGYDVHRFAEGDFITLGGVRIAHHHGLLAHSDGDVVLHALSDALLGAAALGDIGKHFPDTDPTFKGADSRVLLRHVVGLIHAKGWKVGNVDNTIVAQAPKMAPHIESMRALIAADLQIEVEQVNVKATTTEKLGFTGREEGIAVHSVALLLRA encoded by the coding sequence ATGCGTATTGGCCACGGCTACGATGTGCACCGTTTCGCTGAGGGCGATTTCATTACCCTGGGCGGTGTGCGCATTGCGCACCACCACGGATTGCTGGCGCATTCCGACGGCGATGTCGTCCTGCATGCCTTGAGCGATGCATTGCTCGGCGCGGCGGCATTGGGTGATATCGGCAAGCACTTCCCAGACACCGACCCCACTTTCAAGGGCGCCGACAGCCGCGTGCTGCTGCGCCATGTGGTCGGCCTGATCCATGCCAAAGGCTGGAAGGTCGGCAATGTCGATAACACCATTGTCGCCCAGGCACCGAAAATGGCGCCCCATATCGAATCGATGCGTGCACTGATAGCCGCAGACCTGCAAATTGAAGTGGAACAAGTCAACGTGAAAGCCACCACCACCGAAAAACTCGGGTTCACCGGTCGTGAAGAGGGCATCGCGGTGCACTCCGTCGCCTTGTTGCTGCGCGCATGA
- a CDS encoding peptidoglycan DD-metalloendopeptidase family protein, with product MSLTGLAQRMSKTSFQRLVLGLVFSSVLVGCSSSPSSGARVVDRNSSVPQKPTVTTGQYVVRKGDTLFSIAFRYGWDYKALAARNNIPVPYTIHPGQTIRFDGRSGSAPTTVVTTSGSSASSSSKTTITTRPAGTAVPTPANKPAPAPLPPAGPAPTGWGWPSNGVLIGKFSSNGSLNKGIDIAGDLGQPVLAASDGTVVYAGSGLRGYGELVIIKHSDTYVSAYGHNRRLLVREGQQVKVGQTIAEMGSTGTDRVKLHFEIRRQGKPVDPLQFLPRR from the coding sequence GTGAGTCTCACAGGTCTTGCGCAGCGTATGAGTAAAACAAGTTTTCAGCGACTGGTGCTTGGCCTCGTCTTCAGTTCCGTGTTGGTCGGCTGCTCCAGCTCGCCAAGCAGTGGCGCACGAGTCGTTGACCGCAACAGCTCGGTACCGCAAAAACCTACCGTCACCACTGGACAATACGTGGTACGCAAGGGCGATACGTTGTTCTCCATTGCCTTCCGTTATGGCTGGGACTACAAGGCGCTCGCAGCTAGAAACAATATTCCCGTGCCGTATACGATTCATCCAGGCCAGACCATTCGCTTCGATGGGCGTAGCGGTTCTGCGCCTACGACAGTTGTGACAACCTCTGGATCTTCGGCCTCGTCGTCCAGCAAAACCACCATCACTACGCGGCCTGCAGGCACGGCGGTGCCGACCCCCGCAAACAAGCCGGCGCCCGCGCCGTTGCCACCTGCGGGGCCTGCGCCGACCGGTTGGGGATGGCCCTCAAACGGAGTGTTGATTGGAAAATTCTCTTCAAACGGTAGTTTGAATAAAGGCATTGATATCGCCGGGGATTTGGGACAGCCTGTTTTAGCTGCGTCTGATGGGACAGTGGTGTACGCCGGGAGTGGTCTACGGGGTTACGGCGAACTCGTCATCATCAAACACAGTGACACCTACGTCAGTGCTTACGGTCACAACCGCAGGCTGTTGGTTCGGGAGGGACAGCAGGTCAAAGTCGGACAGACAATTGCCGAAATGGGGTCAACTGGTACGGACCGGGTGAAACTGCACTTTGAGATTCGCCGTCAAGGGAAGCCTGTAGATCCATTGCAATTCCTACCCCGTCGTTGA
- a CDS encoding cold-shock protein — protein sequence MSNRQTGTVKWFNDEKGFGFITPQSGDDLFVHFKAIQSDGFKSLKEGQQVSFIATRGQKGMQAEEVQVI from the coding sequence ATGTCTAATCGCCAAACTGGTACCGTTAAGTGGTTCAACGATGAAAAAGGCTTCGGCTTCATCACTCCACAATCCGGTGACGACCTGTTCGTTCACTTCAAAGCTATCCAATCCGACGGCTTCAAAAGCCTGAAAGAAGGCCAACAGGTTTCTTTCATCGCTACCCGCGGTCAGAAAGGCATGCAAGCTGAAGAAGTTCAAGTTATCTAA
- the fghA gene encoding S-formylglutathione hydrolase, whose product MTLENISCQKSFGGWHKRYKHNSHVLGCDMTFAVYLPPQAEQGGKLPVLYWLSGLTCTDENFMQKAGAQRMAAELGLIIVAPDTSPRGPGVPGDPDNAWDFGLGAGFYLNATQQPWAKHYRMHDYVVQELPALVEAHFPASDKRGISGHSMGGHGALVCALRNPERYLSVSAFSPISNPMDCPWGQKAFSRYLGEERSKWREWDACVLISETSHKLPLLVDQGDRDDFLAVQLKPEALRQAAKAANHPLELRLQPGYDHSYFFIASFIEDHLRHHARALLG is encoded by the coding sequence ATGACCCTGGAAAATATCTCCTGCCAGAAGAGTTTTGGCGGCTGGCACAAACGCTACAAACACAATTCCCACGTGCTCGGTTGCGACATGACCTTCGCCGTCTACCTGCCGCCGCAAGCGGAGCAGGGCGGCAAGCTGCCGGTGCTGTACTGGCTGTCCGGCCTGACCTGCACCGATGAGAACTTCATGCAGAAAGCCGGTGCCCAGCGCATGGCGGCGGAACTGGGGTTGATCATCGTGGCGCCGGACACCAGCCCCCGAGGCCCCGGCGTGCCGGGTGATCCTGACAACGCCTGGGACTTCGGCCTCGGCGCCGGCTTCTACCTGAACGCCACCCAGCAACCCTGGGCCAAGCACTATCGGATGCATGACTACGTGGTGCAGGAATTGCCGGCGTTGGTGGAGGCACACTTCCCGGCGTCCGATAAGCGCGGCATCAGCGGCCACTCCATGGGCGGACATGGCGCATTGGTGTGTGCGTTGCGCAACCCGGAGCGTTACCTTTCAGTGTCGGCTTTTTCGCCGATCAGCAACCCCATGGACTGCCCATGGGGCCAGAAAGCCTTTTCCCGCTACCTGGGCGAAGAACGTTCCAAATGGCGTGAGTGGGATGCCTGCGTGCTGATCAGCGAAACCTCGCACAAACTTCCATTGCTGGTAGATCAAGGCGATCGCGACGATTTCCTCGCCGTGCAGCTCAAGCCTGAAGCGCTGCGCCAGGCCGCGAAGGCGGCCAACCATCCGCTGGAACTGCGCCTGCAACCAGGCTACGACCACAGCTACTTTTTCATTGCCAGCTTCATCGAAGATCATCTGCGGCATCACGCACGTGCTTTGCTCGGTTAA
- a CDS encoding ligase-associated DNA damage response DEXH box helicase → MAKPHDFARQWFAAKGWKPFAFQKAVWTAVKEGNSGLLHASTGAGKTYALWFAALNRFAITRPPATGKRKPPAEPLTVLWITPMRALAADTARALEAPLAALQIPWSVGLRTGDTSSAERARQTRRQPTTLVTTPESLTLMLARADSEASLAHVRMVVVDEWHELIGNKRGVQLQLALARLRRWQPELLVWGISATLGNQSHALEVLVPQGGGINVQGQTAKALHVDTLLPPVAERFPWAGHIGLKMLPQVVAEVDTSSSCLVFTNTRAQSEIWYQALLDARPDWAGVIALHHGSLSRETRDWVERALKDGQLKAVVCTSSLDLGVDFLPVERVLQIGSAKGVARLMQRAGRSGHAPGRPSRVTLVPTHSLELIEAAAAQDAIAERRIEARESPYKPLDVLVQHLVSMALGGGFMPASLLEEVRGAWAYRDLTDADWAWALGFVRHGGLSLTAYPDYRRVEPDEHGIWRVPDARLARRHRMSVGTIVSDASIQLKFWSKGGGGKNLGSVEEGFIARLKPGDGFLFAGRLLELVRVENMTAYVRRSTAKKAAVPRWNGGRMPLSNELAQAVVERFDAAAQGHFDGPEMQAVQPLLQTQLRWSGLPTRAHLLAEALKSREGWHLFLYPFAGRQVHLGLASLLAWRVSQGQPVTFSIAVNDYGLELLSATPVDWPALLNAPLLSPDRLLEDVAASLNAGELALRRFREIARIAGLVFAGYPGAPKSTRQVQASSGLFFEVFKQYDPHNLLLAQAGEEVLRDELDIRRLEAALRHLSTLTLELHLIERPTPLAFPLLVERMRESMSSEKLSERIARMVKDLEKVADNGKA, encoded by the coding sequence ATGGCAAAACCCCACGACTTCGCCAGGCAATGGTTCGCCGCCAAAGGCTGGAAACCGTTCGCCTTCCAAAAAGCCGTGTGGACGGCGGTCAAGGAGGGAAATTCCGGCTTGCTGCATGCCAGCACCGGTGCCGGCAAGACTTACGCACTGTGGTTTGCCGCGCTCAATCGCTTCGCCATCACGCGCCCACCGGCCACCGGCAAACGCAAGCCACCGGCCGAGCCGCTGACGGTGTTGTGGATCACGCCGATGCGAGCCCTCGCCGCCGACACCGCGCGCGCCTTGGAAGCGCCGCTGGCGGCGTTGCAAATCCCGTGGAGTGTCGGCCTGCGCACCGGCGACACCAGCAGTGCCGAACGCGCCCGACAAACCCGTCGCCAGCCGACCACACTGGTCACCACCCCGGAAAGCCTGACCCTGATGCTGGCCCGCGCCGACAGCGAAGCCAGCCTGGCCCATGTGCGCATGGTGGTAGTGGATGAATGGCACGAACTGATCGGCAACAAACGCGGGGTGCAGTTGCAACTGGCCCTGGCGCGCTTGCGACGTTGGCAGCCTGAATTGCTGGTGTGGGGGATTTCCGCGACGCTGGGCAATCAATCCCACGCCTTGGAGGTACTGGTCCCACAAGGCGGAGGAATCAATGTGCAGGGGCAAACGGCCAAGGCGCTGCACGTCGATACGCTGTTGCCACCCGTGGCCGAGCGCTTCCCCTGGGCCGGACATATTGGTTTGAAAATGCTGCCGCAGGTGGTGGCCGAGGTGGACACCAGCAGCAGTTGCCTGGTGTTCACCAACACCCGGGCACAGTCGGAAATCTGGTACCAGGCATTGCTCGATGCGCGGCCGGATTGGGCCGGAGTGATAGCCCTTCACCATGGTTCGTTGTCCCGGGAGACGCGCGACTGGGTCGAACGGGCGCTGAAAGACGGGCAACTCAAGGCGGTGGTGTGCACCTCGAGCCTGGACCTGGGGGTGGATTTCCTGCCGGTCGAGCGCGTGCTGCAGATCGGTTCGGCCAAGGGCGTGGCGCGCCTGATGCAGCGCGCCGGGCGCTCCGGCCACGCACCCGGGCGGCCGTCGCGGGTGACGCTGGTGCCGACTCACAGCCTGGAACTGATCGAAGCCGCGGCGGCGCAGGATGCAATTGCCGAGCGACGCATCGAAGCCAGGGAATCTCCTTACAAACCACTGGATGTGCTCGTACAACACTTGGTGAGTATGGCCTTGGGTGGCGGCTTTATGCCCGCATCGTTGCTGGAGGAAGTACGCGGCGCCTGGGCCTATCGCGACCTCACTGACGCCGACTGGGCCTGGGCCCTGGGCTTTGTGCGCCACGGCGGCTTATCACTGACCGCTTACCCGGATTACCGCCGCGTGGAGCCCGACGAGCACGGCATCTGGCGGGTGCCGGATGCACGGTTGGCCAGGCGCCATCGCATGAGCGTGGGCACTATCGTCAGCGATGCGAGCATCCAGCTTAAATTCTGGAGCAAGGGCGGTGGCGGCAAGAACCTGGGCAGTGTGGAAGAAGGCTTTATTGCGCGACTCAAACCGGGGGACGGTTTCCTGTTTGCCGGTCGCTTGTTGGAGCTGGTGCGGGTGGAAAACATGACCGCCTACGTACGCCGCAGTACCGCCAAAAAGGCCGCAGTGCCGCGTTGGAATGGCGGGCGCATGCCCCTTTCCAACGAACTGGCCCAGGCCGTGGTGGAACGCTTCGATGCCGCTGCCCAGGGTCACTTCGACGGCCCGGAGATGCAGGCGGTACAACCACTCCTGCAGACGCAGCTGCGTTGGTCCGGCCTGCCGACCCGCGCGCACTTGCTGGCCGAAGCCCTGAAATCCCGCGAGGGTTGGCACCTGTTCCTTTACCCGTTCGCCGGGCGCCAGGTGCACCTGGGCCTGGCCAGTTTGCTGGCGTGGCGCGTCAGCCAGGGGCAACCCGTCACATTCTCCATCGCGGTCAACGACTATGGCCTGGAATTGCTCAGCGCCACTCCGGTGGATTGGCCCGCGCTGTTGAACGCCCCGCTGCTGAGCCCGGACCGCTTGCTGGAGGACGTCGCCGCCAGCCTGAACGCCGGTGAACTGGCCCTGCGGCGCTTTCGCGAAATCGCGCGCATCGCCGGGCTGGTGTTTGCCGGCTACCCCGGCGCGCCGAAAAGCACCCGGCAAGTGCAGGCCTCCAGCGGCTTGTTCTTTGAAGTGTTCAAGCAGTATGACCCGCACAACCTGTTACTGGCTCAGGCCGGCGAAGAAGTATTGCGCGACGAATTGGACATTCGTCGACTGGAAGCGGCGCTACGGCACCTGTCCACTCTGACACTGGAGCTGCACCTGATTGAACGGCCCACGCCCCTGGCATTTCCGCTGCTGGTTGAGCGCATGCGCGAAAGTATGAGCTCGGAAAAACTCTCGGAGCGCATCGCGCGGATGGTCAAGGATTTGGAAAAAGTCGCGGATAACGGAAAAGCTTGA
- a CDS encoding protein-L-isoaspartate(D-aspartate) O-methyltransferase, protein MTSQRTRERLIQRLYEEGLSNAQVLEVIRRTPRHLFVDEALAHRAYEDTALPIGHNQTISQPYMVARMSELLLAAGPLDKVLEIGTGSGYQTAVLSQLVERVFSVERIKVLQDRAKERLVELNLRNVVFRWGDGWEGWPALAPYNGIIVTAVATDVPQALLDQLAPGGRLVIPVGSGEVQQLMLIVREDEGFSRHILGAVRFVPLLNGPLA, encoded by the coding sequence ATGACCTCCCAGCGTACCCGCGAGCGGCTGATCCAGCGTCTCTACGAAGAGGGACTGTCCAACGCCCAAGTGCTGGAAGTGATCCGGCGCACGCCGCGGCACCTGTTTGTCGATGAGGCCCTGGCCCATCGCGCCTATGAAGACACCGCGCTGCCCATCGGGCATAACCAGACGATTTCCCAGCCGTACATGGTGGCGCGCATGAGCGAGCTGCTGTTGGCGGCGGGCCCGTTGGACAAGGTGCTGGAAATCGGCACCGGTTCCGGTTACCAGACGGCGGTGCTGTCGCAGCTGGTGGAACGGGTGTTTTCGGTGGAGCGCATCAAGGTGTTGCAGGACCGCGCCAAGGAGCGCCTGGTTGAGCTGAACCTGCGCAACGTCGTGTTTCGTTGGGGGGACGGCTGGGAAGGCTGGCCGGCGCTGGCGCCGTATAACGGCATCATCGTCACCGCCGTGGCCACCGACGTGCCGCAGGCCCTGCTCGACCAATTGGCACCGGGTGGGCGCCTGGTCATTCCGGTCGGCTCCGGCGAAGTGCAGCAACTGATGCTTATCGTTCGTGAGGATGAAGGCTTTTCCCGGCATATCCTGGGAGCCGTGCGCTTTGTGCCGTTGCTCAACGGCCCGCTGGCCTGA